From the genome of Nitrosarchaeum sp., one region includes:
- a CDS encoding citrate synthase, producing the protein METKNIGLRGIEVADTRISNIDGEKGKLIYRGYDILELTKRSSFEETAYLLLHDALPTKEQLLEFKSKLSDARWITKRMQINMGNWRKDADPMDMLQAFVAALAGYYDEEFATKEASYDRAINLIAKVPTIIASWQRVRDGLDIVDPDPNLDHAANFLYMMSGEKPDDEIEKIFDTCLILHAEHTFNASTFVARQVASTRAHMYSATSAAIGALSGELHGGANTEVMKMLLEIGTIDNVVPWIKEKMSKGERIMGMGHAVYKTYDPRAQVLKELSRKLAAKTGDPWYAITEKVETTTIEEMKKQKGKDIYPNVDLYSASLYYMLKIPMDLNTPIFAISRVVGWAAHIIEEKFAEAAPKPALYRPKAVYVGKYCGPEGCEYKSLDLRK; encoded by the coding sequence GTGGAGACAAAAAACATAGGCTTACGTGGAATTGAGGTTGCAGATACCAGAATCTCAAACATAGATGGAGAAAAAGGCAAGCTGATTTATCGTGGCTATGACATATTAGAACTCACAAAAAGATCAAGTTTTGAAGAAACAGCATATTTGTTATTGCATGATGCTTTGCCAACCAAAGAGCAATTGTTAGAATTTAAATCCAAATTAAGTGATGCCAGATGGATTACAAAAAGAATGCAGATAAACATGGGAAATTGGAGAAAAGATGCAGATCCTATGGACATGCTACAAGCATTTGTGGCAGCACTAGCTGGGTATTATGATGAAGAATTTGCAACTAAAGAAGCAAGTTATGACCGAGCAATCAACCTAATTGCTAAAGTACCAACTATAATTGCGAGTTGGCAAAGAGTAAGAGACGGATTAGATATAGTAGATCCTGATCCAAATTTAGATCATGCGGCAAATTTTTTGTATATGATGTCAGGTGAAAAACCAGACGACGAGATTGAAAAGATTTTCGATACTTGTTTAATTCTTCATGCAGAACATACGTTTAACGCATCTACATTTGTTGCAAGACAAGTTGCATCAACTAGAGCGCATATGTATTCAGCAACAAGTGCAGCAATCGGTGCATTAAGTGGAGAACTTCACGGAGGTGCAAATACAGAAGTAATGAAGATGCTTTTAGAAATTGGTACAATAGATAATGTTGTTCCGTGGATTAAAGAAAAAATGAGTAAAGGTGAAAGAATTATGGGCATGGGTCATGCAGTATACAAAACATATGATCCTAGAGCACAGGTTCTTAAAGAATTATCAAGAAAACTTGCTGCAAAGACGGGAGACCCATGGTATGCAATTACAGAAAAAGTAGAAACAACTACAATTGAAGAAATGAAAAAACAAAAAGGAAAAGACATCTATCCAAATGTGGATTTGTACAGTGCATCTCTTTACTATATGCTAAAGATACCAATGGATCTCAATACACCAATTTTTGCAATATCAAGAGTAGTTGGATGGGCTGCACATATCATTGAAGAAAAATTTGCAGAAGCTGCACCAAAGCCTGCACTTTACAGACCAAAAGCAGTATACGTTGGAAAATATTGCGGACCAGAGGGTTGTGAATACAAATCTCTAGATTTGAGAAAATAG
- a CDS encoding plastocyanin/azurin family copper-binding protein: MANIDKAAIAFSIAIVAVGVGFAAYAGYAQDIAPVAKAPVIANTEPKTQVDPMASIAEKVKSAAATTEKTTELKEEVKMETEPAPPVETEPVETEPAPPVETSEPKTVSVIIPAGTSSPGCETTNECYTPASVTINVGDTVEWDNVDTAAHTVTGGSPADGPSGVFDSSLVMGKAKYSHTFDNAGSYDYFCMVHPWMVGKVIVN; encoded by the coding sequence ATGGCAAACATAGACAAAGCAGCAATTGCATTTTCTATTGCAATTGTAGCTGTAGGTGTAGGTTTTGCCGCATATGCAGGATATGCGCAAGATATCGCTCCAGTTGCTAAAGCCCCAGTAATTGCAAATACTGAACCAAAAACACAAGTTGATCCAATGGCAAGCATTGCAGAAAAGGTGAAAAGCGCTGCGGCTACAACAGAAAAAACTACAGAGCTTAAAGAAGAGGTAAAGATGGAAACTGAACCAGCTCCACCAGTTGAAACTGAACCAGTTGAAACTGAACCAGCTCCACCAGTTGAAACATCTGAACCAAAAACAGTTAGCGTAATAATTCCAGCTGGAACTTCATCTCCAGGTTGTGAAACAACTAATGAGTGTTATACTCCAGCATCAGTTACAATCAATGTAGGTGATACTGTAGAATGGGACAATGTAGATACTGCTGCACACACAGTAACAGGTGGCAGTCCAGCTGATGGCCCATCAGGAGTATTTGACAGTAGTCTAGTCATGGGAAAAGCAAAATATTCACATACATTTGATAATGCAGGATCCTATGATTACTTCTGCATGGTACACCCATGGATGGTTGGAAAAGTTATAGTTAACTAA
- the uvrC gene encoding excinuclease ABC subunit UvrC: MTFDISKIHIPSNPGIYLMKDSDEKIIYIGKAKNLKNRVKSYFLKNQNYKTQKLVEHISDIEFVLTDNESEAFLLESNMIKKYRPKFNIELKDQQRYTYLRISDEKYPRLLVARRTRNGKFLGSGKIFGPFMHGSSKLLTIGTLRKAFQIRICKQLPKKVCLEYHLGNCEGPCEFKDAQEKYADHVSALEEVLKGKNQTQIFTEKLKEEMSQAAASQQFERAKDIRDTLIRLDSLQTKQKMEYVENSDEEYFGIADKDQTVTVMNFRMINGVMRDSDKFFFDLVGDNDFSNFLFQYYTVHKIPKFIYVSTLPKNKILLESLLSKQAGFSVKIIYPKRGKKKNIVDLILKNISLIHSKGSNLGLIELKEILHLSTMPNIIECFDISNHGDEFAVGSMARFVNGKPDKSGYRKFRIKTVSGRDDFAMMSEVIKRRYLRLLEENSQLPDLILVDGGKGQLNAALKSLQSLGLNLDCISLAKENEEVYMPNQKNPTIISKDKPSLKILQHARDETHRFGVAYNRTIRKNKIK, encoded by the coding sequence ATGACTTTTGACATCTCAAAAATTCACATTCCTTCAAATCCTGGAATTTATTTGATGAAAGATTCTGATGAAAAAATTATCTATATTGGTAAAGCAAAGAATCTAAAAAATAGAGTAAAATCATATTTTCTAAAAAATCAGAATTATAAAACACAAAAATTAGTAGAACATATTTCTGATATTGAATTTGTATTAACTGATAATGAAAGTGAAGCATTTCTTTTAGAATCTAACATGATAAAAAAATACAGACCAAAATTTAACATTGAATTAAAAGATCAACAACGATATACTTACCTTAGAATTTCGGATGAAAAATACCCTCGATTGCTAGTTGCACGAAGAACTCGTAATGGAAAGTTTCTAGGCAGTGGTAAAATCTTTGGACCGTTTATGCACGGAAGCTCTAAACTGCTTACAATTGGTACTCTGCGAAAAGCATTTCAAATTAGAATCTGTAAACAATTACCAAAAAAAGTATGTCTTGAGTATCATCTTGGTAATTGTGAAGGCCCATGTGAATTTAAAGACGCTCAGGAAAAATATGCCGATCATGTATCTGCATTAGAAGAAGTTCTAAAAGGAAAAAATCAAACTCAGATCTTTACAGAGAAATTAAAAGAAGAGATGTCTCAGGCTGCTGCCTCCCAACAATTTGAACGTGCAAAGGATATTCGAGATACTTTGATTAGATTAGACAGTCTTCAAACAAAACAAAAAATGGAATATGTTGAAAATTCAGATGAAGAGTATTTTGGAATTGCTGATAAAGATCAAACTGTGACTGTGATGAATTTTAGAATGATAAACGGAGTAATGCGTGATAGTGACAAGTTCTTTTTTGATCTTGTTGGGGATAATGATTTTTCAAATTTTTTATTTCAATATTATACAGTACACAAAATTCCAAAATTTATCTACGTAAGTACTCTTCCTAAAAACAAAATACTCTTAGAATCTTTACTCTCAAAGCAAGCAGGTTTTTCAGTTAAAATAATTTATCCAAAACGTGGTAAAAAAAAGAATATTGTTGATTTAATTTTGAAAAATATTTCTTTAATTCATTCTAAAGGAAGTAATTTAGGTCTCATTGAATTAAAAGAAATTTTACATCTCTCTACCATGCCAAATATCATAGAATGCTTTGATATTTCAAATCATGGAGATGAATTTGCTGTTGGTTCAATGGCTAGATTTGTAAATGGGAAACCCGATAAATCTGGTTACAGAAAATTTAGAATTAAAACAGTTTCTGGAAGAGATGATTTTGCAATGATGAGTGAAGTAATCAAACGGCGATATCTTAGATTACTTGAAGAAAATTCACAGTTACCTGATTTGATATTAGTTGATGGTGGAAAGGGTCAACTAAACGCTGCATTAAAGTCATTGCAATCACTTGGATTGAATCTTGATTGTATTTCACTTGCTAAAGAAAATGAAGAAGTGTATATGCCAAATCAAAAAAATCCTACTATTATTTCAAAAGATAAACCCTCATTGAAAATTTTACAACATGCTAGAGATGAAACTCATAGATTTGGTGTTGCATATAATAGAACAATACGTAAAAATAAAATAAAATAA